A window of the Romeriopsis navalis LEGE 11480 genome harbors these coding sequences:
- a CDS encoding universal stress protein, whose protein sequence is MLARLQANLGVPHLAEQLLLIPPRPQHLAQELSAINLLVGYSHSESSQLALDLTLWIALQTRLATNTPVTVQVVYVTEEISPSVLQSSNTSKPFNPARKTSGSIATLAPAKVTAMNRADQFEQADRILWQARSLATEWRGSLKTHLRFGDVALELNQVAQAEAATLLILGCKSREDALIQRLGKKFPCAVLGIPDELEA, encoded by the coding sequence ATGTTAGCTCGACTTCAAGCTAATCTCGGCGTTCCACATTTAGCTGAACAGTTATTACTGATTCCGCCCCGTCCGCAGCATCTAGCGCAAGAACTCTCGGCAATTAATTTATTAGTTGGCTATTCGCATTCCGAAAGCAGTCAGTTAGCCCTTGACTTAACTCTATGGATCGCCTTGCAGACGCGCCTGGCCACCAATACACCGGTCACAGTGCAGGTCGTCTATGTCACCGAGGAAATTAGCCCATCCGTTCTCCAATCAAGCAATACCAGTAAACCTTTCAATCCAGCCCGCAAAACCAGTGGCAGTATTGCGACGCTGGCCCCGGCAAAAGTCACAGCCATGAATCGTGCGGATCAATTTGAACAAGCCGATCGAATTCTCTGGCAGGCGCGATCGCTCGCAACGGAATGGCGGGGCTCACTCAAAACCCACCTTCGCTTTGGCGATGTTGCGTTGGAACTCAATCAAGTCGCCCAAGCAGAAGCTGCAACCCTCTTGATCCTTGGTTGTAAATCCCGTGAAGATGCGCTGATCCAACGGCTGGGAAAAAAATTCCCTTGTGCCGTGCTCGGAATTCCCGATGAGCTTGAAGCCTAG
- a CDS encoding alpha/beta fold hydrolase has protein sequence MSANASVPGLPHWTHRVGQRRTWLWRGWPIHYSYAQPIENPMPPVEPAAVTGALVDQTPMLLLHGFGASIGHWRKNIAVLSQTHPVYALDLLGFGQSAKAMANYDTALWVDQVYEFWRAFIGRPVVLVGHSLGSTVGLTIAARHPEMLASLVMFTLPDASVLDLPAWLRSTQLKPFVNLPLAGLKRLLTAPLIFAPLFRLIRRPQVIQKWAKSAYMMSEVVDEELVDVFSSPAYDRGATRALASMINAKNLDAERFSARAVLPRLTMPMLLIWGKQDKAVPPLLAPKFLQYNSKIELIELDNVGHCAHDECPDAMNRILLDWIAKQTVQCVR, from the coding sequence ATGTCTGCTAATGCTTCTGTGCCTGGTTTGCCACATTGGACCCATCGAGTGGGGCAGCGTCGGACTTGGTTATGGCGTGGTTGGCCGATTCACTACAGTTATGCCCAGCCAATTGAAAATCCGATGCCACCCGTTGAACCTGCTGCGGTAACCGGAGCACTGGTGGATCAGACACCAATGCTTCTCTTGCATGGATTTGGCGCGTCGATCGGCCATTGGCGGAAAAATATTGCGGTTTTGAGTCAGACACATCCGGTCTATGCACTCGATTTGCTGGGCTTCGGTCAATCAGCGAAGGCCATGGCCAACTACGATACAGCCTTATGGGTGGACCAGGTGTATGAATTTTGGCGGGCGTTTATTGGGCGCCCCGTTGTGTTGGTGGGGCATTCGCTCGGATCAACTGTGGGGTTGACGATCGCGGCGCGGCATCCAGAAATGCTAGCAAGTTTGGTGATGTTTACGCTGCCGGATGCATCAGTGCTCGATTTGCCCGCTTGGCTACGATCGACCCAGCTCAAGCCGTTTGTGAATCTCCCTTTGGCCGGATTGAAGCGTTTACTGACCGCCCCGTTAATCTTCGCACCACTCTTTCGGTTGATTCGGCGGCCTCAAGTCATTCAGAAATGGGCGAAGTCGGCCTATATGATGTCCGAGGTGGTGGATGAGGAATTGGTGGATGTATTTTCCAGTCCAGCCTATGATCGCGGTGCAACGCGGGCCTTAGCCTCAATGATTAATGCGAAAAATCTTGATGCTGAGCGGTTTAGCGCTCGTGCGGTGTTGCCACGATTGACAATGCCAATGCTGCTGATTTGGGGGAAGCAGGATAAAGCGGTACCCCCTTTGTTGGCACCGAAATTCCTGCAATACAATTCGAAAATCGAGTTGATTGAGCTAGATAATGTTGGGCATTGTGCCCATGATGAATGTCCTGATGCGATGAATCGCATCCTCCTCGATTGGATTGCCAAACAGACTGTCCAATGTGTTCGTTAG
- a CDS encoding MFS transporter — MTLGLQEFSSDDLGRRILRWMNLRPGEIGRTSWMFAFYVLTSIGILWFEATSSGLFLKEFGANYLPYIYLASMVISSAWSAFYTWLQRYIPLRWVVVLVAVLIAVPIPLLQLGMATGGATPPAVGIVGLTLLQSSVLGMRLWLQTIYVLNDLNTSITANQLFNVREVRRTYPLISSGVLVADVVAGFALPVLLNRLGISVVVLLSAGMIIAGAAILFLLGQFYERYFPQSTLRRRETKPDTTTGKISGELNRYRRLLFTFFILAEIVFLVVDFQFMSQLQEPTLLGLVISNPAGNNRQDELIAAFIGRFQGLLGFFELSLQWIFSSRLIERFGIFSIASVLPISVLGFGGLGAVSAVLPASAYTQISQVLPLITGQAQLQFFIMLCLKFIYELFHFTLLASIGPVLFQPLPDSVRNSIQSVVRGNSEPIATGVVGIALAVIIAFGTDKLLGMQWQTTLFFSSVTIAGLWLVTNIWIRVDYLRLWVIRSARTSFRNSDLLLKEFKKDAVAALNQLKSEADLRSCIELLHRIDPKDTGTILTPILPQLPVTLQQRVLEIIVKDANPDPQQTIIVNQILARSTWPDLTASALKYIYLTTENADYKKLQPYLLPSIPPVVRGTAAALCLEKGDNRLKGEATNVLRLMLTNTKKYEKMLGAKALTNLKFLQALQLYIPALLSDPDIDVQCAALEVVSATHFEKSYPALTKGLYDQQTRSAASAALVALNDEAIPLLQRIVDDWRKPDPVKAAAWNAIGQIGTIDAIDLMISRLSMVWGDDRRNVLRALVKIPDDRGIEATLDRLDRKGIEALIDQELMLMGQTTAGIVDMTKGQKYSDKIDMLRRALQNIQDDSLERLFLLMQFLYDPYTIQAASFNLQSGNLVTMAQGLEILDNQLDIPNKRAVLTLLDRNPELDKQTKQLQVQLRQARDKHNAANERQILNSLDKIAKQQQADLTKQLQALSGILTYEPLPPQERLCQLLDLRHFFSDWLMACCFYLASEARWNLTRHHVLGGIRSAKGFVREAALLYLRDVYPQAFENVVPKLRNDPDRLVRAQVKEILDIWGVNQARRSMFPDNDDDDDMNTAALGPMR; from the coding sequence ATGACATTGGGCTTACAAGAGTTTTCAAGTGATGACTTAGGGCGGCGGATTTTACGCTGGATGAATCTTCGTCCCGGTGAAATTGGTCGCACGAGCTGGATGTTTGCGTTTTACGTCCTGACCTCGATCGGGATCTTGTGGTTTGAAGCCACTTCAAGTGGCCTATTCTTGAAAGAATTCGGCGCCAACTATCTGCCCTACATCTACTTGGCCAGCATGGTCATTAGTAGTGCCTGGAGTGCCTTTTATACCTGGCTACAACGCTATATTCCTTTGCGCTGGGTCGTGGTGTTAGTCGCCGTGCTAATTGCCGTCCCAATTCCACTGTTACAGTTGGGCATGGCAACGGGCGGAGCCACACCACCAGCCGTCGGAATTGTCGGTCTCACGCTCTTGCAGAGCAGTGTGCTCGGCATGCGTCTATGGCTACAAACGATCTACGTGTTGAATGATCTCAACACCAGTATTACGGCCAATCAACTGTTCAATGTCCGCGAAGTCCGCCGGACCTATCCACTTATCAGTAGTGGGGTATTGGTTGCCGACGTTGTTGCGGGCTTTGCTCTACCAGTTCTGCTAAATCGGCTCGGAATATCGGTTGTTGTCCTCCTATCCGCCGGAATGATCATTGCCGGAGCGGCGATTCTTTTCTTACTCGGCCAATTTTACGAACGCTATTTTCCACAATCAACGCTACGTCGGCGTGAGACTAAACCCGATACGACAACCGGCAAAATCAGCGGCGAACTCAATCGCTATCGACGTCTGCTTTTCACCTTCTTTATCCTGGCGGAGATCGTCTTTCTCGTCGTTGACTTCCAGTTTATGAGTCAGCTACAGGAACCCACGCTACTCGGACTAGTGATCAGCAATCCCGCCGGCAATAACCGTCAAGACGAACTCATTGCCGCGTTTATCGGTCGCTTTCAAGGGCTCCTTGGCTTCTTTGAGCTGAGTTTACAGTGGATCTTCTCCAGTCGCTTAATTGAGCGGTTTGGCATCTTCTCGATCGCCTCTGTATTGCCGATTTCCGTGCTGGGTTTTGGCGGTTTGGGGGCAGTTAGTGCGGTTTTACCTGCCTCGGCTTATACCCAAATCAGTCAGGTTTTGCCGCTGATCACCGGTCAGGCACAGCTGCAATTTTTTATCATGCTGTGTCTTAAGTTCATTTACGAACTCTTTCACTTCACGCTCCTCGCCAGTATTGGCCCGGTTCTCTTCCAACCGCTGCCAGATAGTGTCCGCAACTCAATTCAGTCAGTGGTCCGGGGTAATTCGGAACCGATCGCCACTGGAGTCGTGGGCATTGCTTTAGCCGTCATTATTGCGTTCGGCACCGATAAGCTCCTGGGCATGCAATGGCAAACCACGCTCTTTTTTAGCAGTGTCACCATTGCTGGGCTCTGGCTCGTCACCAATATCTGGATTCGGGTTGACTATTTGCGACTATGGGTAATTCGCTCAGCCCGTACCAGCTTCCGGAACTCCGACTTGCTACTCAAGGAATTCAAAAAAGATGCCGTCGCCGCACTCAACCAGCTGAAATCCGAAGCAGATTTGCGATCGTGCATCGAACTACTACACCGAATTGATCCCAAAGATACCGGCACAATTCTGACACCGATCTTGCCACAACTACCGGTAACACTTCAACAGCGGGTTTTAGAAATCATTGTCAAAGACGCAAATCCAGACCCACAACAGACAATCATCGTCAATCAGATTTTGGCCCGTTCAACTTGGCCTGATCTCACGGCAAGTGCGCTGAAGTACATCTATCTCACGACCGAAAACGCGGATTATAAAAAACTCCAGCCCTATCTCTTGCCAAGTATTCCCCCAGTGGTTCGGGGTACCGCCGCGGCGCTGTGTTTGGAAAAGGGGGATAACCGACTCAAAGGCGAAGCGACCAATGTGCTGCGGCTGATGCTGACCAACACCAAAAAGTATGAAAAAATGCTGGGGGCCAAGGCACTCACCAACTTAAAATTTCTCCAAGCATTGCAACTGTACATTCCAGCGCTACTGAGTGATCCAGACATTGATGTGCAATGTGCAGCCCTCGAAGTCGTGAGTGCCACCCACTTTGAAAAATCTTATCCGGCCTTGACTAAAGGCCTATACGACCAACAAACCCGTAGTGCCGCAAGTGCCGCATTAGTCGCACTGAACGATGAGGCCATTCCCTTACTCCAACGCATCGTCGATGACTGGCGCAAACCTGATCCAGTGAAAGCCGCAGCCTGGAATGCCATTGGTCAAATTGGCACGATCGATGCGATTGACTTAATGATTAGTCGTCTGAGTATGGTGTGGGGCGATGATCGGCGTAACGTCCTCCGAGCACTGGTCAAAATTCCCGATGACCGGGGGATTGAAGCTACACTCGATCGACTTGATCGCAAAGGCATTGAAGCGCTAATCGATCAAGAACTGATGCTCATGGGCCAAACCACTGCTGGCATTGTCGATATGACCAAAGGGCAGAAGTACAGCGATAAAATCGACATGCTACGCCGCGCTTTGCAAAATATTCAGGATGACAGCCTAGAACGTTTGTTCCTGCTAATGCAATTTCTGTACGATCCTTACACCATCCAAGCCGCTTCTTTCAATCTCCAATCCGGCAATCTGGTGACCATGGCTCAGGGATTAGAAATTCTCGATAACCAATTAGACATCCCCAACAAACGGGCAGTTCTAACACTGCTCGATCGCAATCCTGAACTCGATAAACAAACCAAACAACTGCAAGTCCAGCTGCGCCAGGCCCGCGATAAGCATAACGCGGCAAACGAACGACAAATCCTCAATTCCCTCGACAAAATCGCCAAACAGCAGCAGGCAGATCTAACCAAACAACTTCAAGCACTTTCGGGCATTCTCACCTACGAACCACTCCCCCCCCAGGAAAGACTCTGTCAGCTACTTGATCTACGGCATTTCTTCTCAGATTGGTTGATGGCTTGTTGTTTCTACTTGGCCAGTGAAGCCCGATGGAATCTCACCCGCCACCATGTGCTTGGGGGCATTCGCAGCGCGAAAGGATTTGTCCGGGAAGCCGCTTTGCTGTATCTGCGGGACGTCTATCCCCAAGCCTTTGAGAACGTTGTGCCCAAACTGCGCAATGACCCGGATCGGTTAGTTCGCGCCCAAGTCAAGGAAATTCTGGATATCTGGGGCGTCAACCAAGCTCGCCGTTCAATGTTCCCGGATAATGATGATGACGACGATATGAATACCGCGGCCTTGGGGCCAATGCGATAG
- a CDS encoding alpha/beta fold hydrolase, with protein sequence MKHREGTFKGFGDCNLYFQSWYPKTPSQAIVALVHGLGSHSGALRNVVEYLVRQGYEVYAMDLRGHGRSMGQRGHINSWQEFRGDLQAFIQQIRAQHARCPLILWGHSMGGTIALDYALRSPDAIQGLIVSAPALGQVKIPLHKLWVGKLLSTFLPHFSLPAGLSKQLAKRSPAAWAAYRQDPLRHELGTARLVTEFFRTVNWINYHAAELRVPLLILHGTADGVTSPNSSRAFFHRILFPDKQHYEYPGAYHDLDQLTQFNDVEVWLDQHLDNAERCSPYSGCLLVHKTAPLHPGNILGHTIPGLLDQACAAHPNATAFNQWTRDGWQTTSNQALQQQVENFALGLQLALDRQLVLDRQLVLDRQPSDRANGDRVALLMRSNLHFAVADLGCLLAGFVDVPIDLTQTLENIVFALRHSGAKALVVTDLGLLQALQAYLVDLPALTLIVVAQTDQDWPQAKVAIDLPTTLQVTSLEALQQRGAAARTPQRLVQLRQAIQPTDHATIIYIPGVTGELAGVMLSHENITGNALATFGELPNLGWGNAETALAFLPLTHIFARHLLYGHIYYGHSVYFSSPRYVMKHLQSLQPTVLATVPLLLEKIYDQIRDRGHKLKSRRARISFAWALDIAQRHQLGQPIDDFYAVLLKAADRLVLHHWRAVFGGRMKYLLCGGAALRADVANVLTAAGIPILQGYGLTQSAGVVCFNRPTANRSGSVGTPIPGVELAIAPDQEILIRGPYISSGYYRDPTATAQLIDQQGWLHTGDFGSMTIDGHLQITGLKKSLFKLSTGKYIAPEPIEARLLASPLIARVMLVGADRKFCGALIFPHLPVLRARAKALSLSLADADLLQHPCILAWYQIAVDQANCHLPYWSVVKRFRLINMELSIDNGLLNHQQEIHRYRIHQRFSFEIALLYGDELPLLPSVKPDRVKPEPDQLDSASSSQPRLTSPTEQPTQIADIDPAIPPLHCPLPPAASCPVEAQSLHPRFTA encoded by the coding sequence ATGAAACATCGAGAAGGTACATTTAAAGGCTTTGGTGACTGTAATCTTTACTTTCAAAGCTGGTATCCCAAAACTCCTAGTCAGGCGATCGTTGCCTTAGTGCATGGTTTAGGGAGTCATAGTGGGGCACTGCGGAATGTGGTGGAATACCTGGTGCGCCAGGGGTATGAAGTCTATGCGATGGATTTGCGCGGCCACGGTCGCTCCATGGGACAACGGGGCCATATCAATTCATGGCAAGAGTTTCGTGGCGATCTCCAAGCCTTTATTCAGCAAATTCGGGCCCAACATGCGCGCTGTCCTCTGATTCTGTGGGGTCATAGTATGGGGGGCACGATCGCCTTGGACTATGCATTGCGATCGCCCGATGCGATCCAGGGCTTAATTGTCAGTGCCCCCGCCCTCGGACAAGTCAAAATCCCACTGCACAAATTGTGGGTGGGGAAATTACTTTCAACCTTTTTGCCCCACTTCAGTCTCCCCGCCGGATTGAGTAAACAACTGGCGAAGCGCAGCCCTGCTGCTTGGGCGGCCTATCGACAGGACCCATTACGGCATGAATTGGGGACTGCGCGATTAGTCACAGAGTTTTTTCGCACGGTGAATTGGATTAATTACCATGCGGCGGAGTTGCGGGTGCCCTTGCTGATTCTGCATGGCACGGCGGATGGCGTCACGTCACCTAACAGTAGTCGGGCCTTTTTTCACCGCATCTTGTTCCCGGATAAACAGCACTACGAATATCCTGGGGCGTATCATGATCTTGACCAGCTCACCCAGTTTAATGATGTTGAGGTCTGGCTTGATCAACATTTAGATAATGCGGAACGCTGTTCCCCCTATAGTGGCTGTTTGTTGGTGCATAAAACGGCACCACTGCACCCTGGCAATATTTTGGGCCACACTATTCCTGGCTTACTTGATCAAGCCTGTGCAGCGCATCCGAATGCCACAGCCTTCAATCAGTGGACCCGCGATGGCTGGCAAACCACCTCGAACCAAGCTCTCCAACAGCAAGTCGAGAATTTTGCCTTAGGTCTACAGCTCGCTTTAGATCGACAACTTGTTTTGGATCGACAACTTGTTTTGGATCGACAACCAAGTGACCGGGCAAATGGCGATCGCGTGGCTTTGTTAATGCGGTCGAATCTACACTTTGCCGTTGCTGATCTGGGTTGTTTGCTCGCGGGTTTTGTCGATGTCCCGATCGATTTAACGCAAACCTTAGAAAATATCGTCTTTGCCCTCCGTCATAGTGGAGCGAAAGCCCTGGTCGTGACTGATTTGGGATTGCTGCAAGCGCTCCAAGCCTACCTCGTTGATTTACCGGCTTTAACTTTGATTGTGGTGGCGCAGACCGATCAAGATTGGCCCCAGGCAAAGGTTGCGATTGACTTGCCGACGACGCTCCAGGTGACTTCGCTGGAAGCACTACAGCAGCGGGGCGCAGCCGCTCGAACACCGCAGCGATTAGTCCAACTGCGCCAAGCGATTCAGCCGACCGATCACGCAACGATTATCTATATTCCCGGTGTCACCGGCGAACTGGCCGGGGTGATGCTTAGCCATGAAAATATTACGGGTAATGCGCTAGCGACCTTTGGGGAGTTGCCCAACCTCGGCTGGGGCAATGCGGAAACCGCTTTAGCATTTCTGCCGCTCACCCATATCTTTGCGCGTCATTTACTCTATGGTCATATCTACTATGGTCACAGCGTTTACTTTTCGAGTCCGCGCTATGTGATGAAACATCTCCAATCACTGCAACCGACGGTGTTGGCCACGGTCCCACTGCTGTTGGAGAAAATCTATGATCAAATTCGCGATCGGGGACACAAACTCAAGTCGCGCCGCGCCCGAATTAGTTTTGCCTGGGCTTTAGACATTGCGCAACGCCATCAACTCGGACAACCGATCGATGACTTTTATGCGGTCTTACTCAAAGCTGCCGATCGTTTAGTGCTACACCATTGGCGAGCTGTCTTTGGGGGACGGATGAAATATCTGCTCTGTGGTGGGGCGGCGCTCAGAGCAGATGTGGCGAATGTCTTAACCGCTGCTGGCATCCCGATTTTGCAAGGCTATGGCTTAACTCAAAGTGCGGGTGTTGTTTGTTTTAATCGACCCACGGCCAACCGATCGGGCAGTGTTGGGACGCCGATTCCGGGGGTGGAACTGGCAATTGCCCCGGATCAAGAAATCCTGATCCGAGGGCCTTATATCAGTTCTGGCTATTACCGCGATCCTACTGCGACGGCGCAACTGATTGATCAACAAGGTTGGCTGCATACGGGTGACTTTGGCAGCATGACGATCGATGGACATCTGCAAATTACCGGCCTGAAGAAGTCGCTGTTTAAGTTATCGACGGGTAAATATATTGCCCCCGAACCGATCGAAGCCAGGCTGCTAGCCTCTCCCTTAATTGCGCGGGTGATGCTGGTGGGAGCCGATCGCAAATTCTGCGGCGCATTGATTTTCCCACACTTACCCGTCTTACGCGCCCGAGCGAAAGCCTTGTCACTGTCGCTTGCTGACGCCGACTTGCTCCAACATCCCTGCATTTTAGCCTGGTACCAGATTGCTGTTGATCAAGCCAATTGCCATCTGCCTTACTGGTCGGTGGTCAAACGGTTTCGGCTGATCAATATGGAACTGTCGATCGACAATGGTTTGCTCAATCACCAACAGGAAATTCATCGCTACCGCATTCACCAACGCTTCTCGTTTGAGATCGCACTACTCTACGGCGATGAGTTACCCCTCCTACCTTCGGTTAAACCGGATCGAGTTAAACCGGAGCCGGATCAGCTCGATTCGGCCTCATCCAGCCAACCTCGTCTAACTAGCCCAACTGAGCAACCCACACAGATCGCGGACATTGACCCAGCAATTCCCCCTCTGCATTGTCCGCTACCACCAGCGGCGAGTTGCCCGGTTGAAGCCCAGTCACTACATCCACGCTTTACCGCGTAA
- the infC gene encoding translation initiation factor IF-3, which yields MADKRYTPREMPMINERIRFPTVRLLDSDSAQIGIMSSREALQLAEEKELDLVLMSDKADPPVCKIIDYGKHKFEQEKKAKEAKKKQHTVDVKEVKMRYKIEEHDYNVRLSQAQRFIKAGDKVKAIVTFRGREIQHSSLAEVLLKRMANDMKELAEVQQRPKREGRNMTMFLAPKK from the coding sequence GTGGCAGACAAAAGATATACACCGCGCGAAATGCCCATGATCAATGAGCGCATTCGCTTTCCCACTGTGCGATTGCTCGACAGCGATAGCGCACAGATCGGCATTATGTCCTCCCGCGAAGCGCTCCAACTCGCGGAGGAAAAAGAGCTGGACTTGGTGTTAATGAGCGACAAGGCGGATCCGCCGGTTTGCAAAATTATTGACTACGGCAAGCACAAGTTCGAGCAGGAAAAGAAGGCCAAAGAGGCCAAGAAGAAACAGCATACGGTTGATGTCAAAGAAGTGAAGATGCGCTATAAGATTGAGGAGCACGATTACAATGTGCGCCTGAGTCAGGCTCAACGCTTTATCAAAGCGGGGGATAAGGTCAAAGCGATCGTCACTTTCCGCGGTCGTGAGATCCAGCACAGTAGCTTAGCGGAAGTCCTGCTAAAACGTATGGCGAATGACATGAAGGAGCTGGCGGAAGTCCAACAGCGCCCTAAGCGTGAAGGTCGTAATATGACGATGTTCTTAGCACCGAAAAAGTAA
- a CDS encoding cyclic nucleotide-binding domain-containing protein, with the protein MLNNFDRLLLLRGVSIFRELRDDFLIRLSAVMEERAYPSKGGIFKQGDEGQSLYIVAAGQVRVHIGRQELARLDRGDFFGEMSLFDTEPRSASVTAINTCTCLELTQSQLYEAINETPEIALKLIGILSGRIRELNLENNQLRSQLGELPTAFPATPKKTSGRR; encoded by the coding sequence ATGCTAAATAATTTCGATCGATTGCTTCTATTGCGCGGTGTTTCCATCTTCCGAGAACTCCGAGATGACTTTCTCATCCGGCTATCGGCAGTGATGGAAGAACGTGCCTATCCATCGAAAGGCGGGATTTTTAAGCAGGGTGATGAAGGGCAATCTTTGTATATTGTGGCAGCCGGACAAGTTCGAGTCCATATTGGTCGCCAAGAACTAGCGCGGCTCGATCGGGGTGACTTCTTTGGTGAAATGTCGCTGTTTGATACGGAACCACGATCGGCATCCGTCACCGCAATAAATACTTGTACTTGTCTTGAATTGACCCAGTCACAACTCTACGAAGCGATTAATGAGACACCGGAAATTGCCCTGAAGCTGATTGGGATTTTATCGGGTCGAATTCGCGAACTGAACTTAGAAAATAACCAATTGCGATCGCAGCTTGGTGAGTTGCCCACCGCGTTTCCAGCGACACCCAAAAAAACATCTGGTCGTCGTTAG